TTATTTTTATGATTGGTAATGTGGTGAGAACCCTGTATTGATAATCCAATCCACAAAGTTAATACTTTCTATCCCTAAAAATACATACATCAAATGAACTCTCGACTTGGCCATGATAGTTTCGAATCCCTGTTCTCGAGCAGAAAAAACAGAGCTAATATTGGCTTTGTTTTTGGTTCGAAAGTTGTCTATGGTATAATGAAAACATGCTATCAGAAAAACAAAAAAAGTGGATTGACCACCTTCCAGATGATGACGAAATAAATATTTTTCCTTTTGACAAAGAGAGTCAAAAGTATTTCCAAGAGGTTAAGGAAAAAATCCAGAGCAGTCTCAATAATGATATTAAAGTAGAACAACGAGGGTCTACTAGTTTAGGTGCTGCTGGGCAAAATGAAATTGATATATATGTTCCGTTACCACCAAATGATTTTTACGAAAAAACTTTAATACCAGAATTTATTAAAATATTTGGTCCGCCCAAAAGCATTCACCAAACAAGAATAAGATTTCAAATCATTGAAAACGAAAAAAAGCTTGATATATTTTTGATTGATAAAGAAAGTGATGAATGGATGAATGGAGTAAGATTTGAAGAATACCTAAAAAAACACGAAGAAGCACTGAGAGAATATGAAAAGTTGAAATATGCTTGTAATGGGTATTCTACTAGAAAATATTATGAGAAGAAAGTGGAATTCATAAATAAAATTCTTGATTTAGTTCCGTAAAGATTAGAATACCGCCCACGACTCCGTGAAAACACAAAACAACGCTAAAATTAGTGTTGTTGTTATAAAGGAGGTTATAGGCATGTGCTTGTGCCATAATAAAATATTTAAATAAATACTATGAAAACAAAATATATTCTACATGGTGGAGGCGCATTGGATAAGAATGAAATGAATGATGAATTTTTTCGTGAGATTTTGTCACTGGACAAGAAAGATTTAAGAATATTAATTATTCCTTTCGCACTAGATGAGAAAATATTTAAAATTGATTTTGTCGCTAGTCAATTTGAAAAAAACAATATAGATAAAAATCTAAATTTTGATTCTGCAGAGATCGGTAAATTAGAAGAACAAATTAAAAATGCTGATATTATTTATTTAATCGGAGGGAAAACTTTAAAACTATTAGCAGTTCTTGCTGATTTCAAGAACCTCTCCGATTTGTTTAATGGGAAGGTTGTGGTAGGAGAGTCAGCTGGAGCCTACGTTCTTTCATCTTGCTTTTATTCAAAGTCTATTGATATATGCTCCGAGGGATTAAAACTTGTTCCAGTGAAAACTATCTGTCATTACGATGGAGAAGACAAAGAAAGACTAGCAAATTGCTCCAAAGAGCTAGAAGAACTAATTTTAAAAGATTATGAATTTAAAATGTTTACAGTCTAATTTCCTGAAAAAAAAGTTCGAACATCGTTCAACATCCCGAGGCGTTTAAATTCCACAATAAATATACTAGTGTCATCTATAGAATCATCTATAGATGACACTAGTATGCTATAATATAGTTATGAATAAAATAATAATAAAACTATCAAAAAGATCCAGCTATAGTTATTCTGTTACTATCCCTAAGGAAATTATAGAAAAATATGGGTGGAAAAGTAAACAAAAGCTAACCATTGAAGACAAGGGGAGAGGAAAACTTGAAATTAAAGATTGGAGAAAGAAATAAAAAAGGATGAGGGCTAGATTTGACGCTAAATGTCGTTGTAATTTTTTTTAATGCAAAAAAAAAGACCTGAACCCTCTATTGCTCTATTTCCTCTATTTCAGATGTTAAAAGAACTCTCGGCTTAGTTGTAATAGCTTCGAATCCTGTTTTAGATTTCAAATATAATTTTTATGTATGAAAAAATTTTTTGTAATTAAATTTAATAAATATGAAAAATACCTTTCTCCCTTGGCGCTGTTTAGTGGCTTTGTAGTCGATAATTTAACACTTCGGAGGATTGATCTCTTGATAGAGAATTTGCTTATTATAGTCTATCTCATGATTGCACTTTTAAGTATTTTTGTTTTAAATTTTTCACATGCTGGATATTTTAAACATAGATTTCTTAGAAAAACTGATTTAGTATTTACCTCTCTATTGCAATTCTCTTTTGGTGGATTGTTTAGTGTGTTTTTTGTGTTTTATTTTAGGAGCGCTAGTTTTATAACAAGCTGGTTATCTATTCTTTTCTTAGCTTCTCTCCTTATAGGCAATGAGATATTTAGAGAAAAATATAGGAAACTTTCTTTTCAGCTAAGTATATTTTTTATTGCTCTATTCTCATATTCTGTTATTTTAATTCCCCTTATAGTAAGAAAAATTAATAACTATACATTTGTTTTGAGCGGTATTTTCTCTCTAGTGATAATTTTAATAGTTATATATCTTCTTAATAAGTTTTTTCCAAAAAGATTTTACCTAAATAAAAAACCTGTTCTAATTAGTATTTCTTCTGTATATATCATATTCAATTTATTGTATTTTCTAAACATCATTCCTCCAATTCCTTTATCACTAAAAGAATCGGAGTTAGTTCATGATCTAAAGAGAGTTAACG
This is a stretch of genomic DNA from Patescibacteria group bacterium. It encodes these proteins:
- a CDS encoding GrpB family protein, giving the protein MLSEKQKKWIDHLPDDDEINIFPFDKESQKYFQEVKEKIQSSLNNDIKVEQRGSTSLGAAGQNEIDIYVPLPPNDFYEKTLIPEFIKIFGPPKSIHQTRIRFQIIENEKKLDIFLIDKESDEWMNGVRFEEYLKKHEEALREYEKLKYACNGYSTRKYYEKKVEFINKILDLVP
- a CDS encoding Type 1 glutamine amidotransferase-like domain-containing protein, whose amino-acid sequence is MKTKYILHGGGALDKNEMNDEFFREILSLDKKDLRILIIPFALDEKIFKIDFVASQFEKNNIDKNLNFDSAEIGKLEEQIKNADIIYLIGGKTLKLLAVLADFKNLSDLFNGKVVVGESAGAYVLSSCFYSKSIDICSEGLKLVPVKTICHYDGEDKERLANCSKELEELILKDYEFKMFTV
- a CDS encoding DUF2914 domain-containing protein, which produces MKKFFVIKFNKYEKYLSPLALFSGFVVDNLTLRRIDLLIENLLIIVYLMIALLSIFVLNFSHAGYFKHRFLRKTDLVFTSLLQFSFGGLFSVFFVFYFRSASFITSWLSILFLASLLIGNEIFREKYRKLSFQLSIFFIALFSYSVILIPLIVRKINNYTFVLSGIFSLVIILIVIYLLNKFFPKRFYLNKKPVLISISSVYIIFNLLYFLNIIPPIPLSLKESELVHDLKRVNGLYEVEYEKSSFFQAGETSNTFSWQEGDIIYFYNSIFAPTNINIEIYHKWYFYDEEIKKWQLKSNLSYSLTGGRDSGYRGYSYKQSLGPGRWKIETTNKKGQVLGVKKFKIEEYLEPIELERDVW